One window from the genome of Calliopsis andreniformis isolate RMS-2024a chromosome 12, iyCalAndr_principal, whole genome shotgun sequence encodes:
- the LOC143185728 gene encoding fibroblast growth factor 1, producing MSLRWIHENLEAPTCDEECSDIDDSCSDDSYDSDLSIGEEKGTVNEKEINGDQRRKRETRRHPTTTVKFDENGTSHYIKSELIKLPPYVVWDPRKAAENPVYNCLVIKLFCRTGYHLAISDSGRVRGLGSTNEPHALLHIIPVSFGVIRIQSIKTSLYLAFNKKGRLYGEPNANKDNTEWEQWNVGSYDAFRSRKYANQGWWIGIKKNGRAKPGTKTRWGQKAIQFLGIRQE from the exons ATGAGTCTACGTTGGATTCACGAGAACTTGGAAGCACCAACGTGCGACGAAGAATGCAGTGACATCGATGACAGTTGCAGCGACGACAGCTACGATTCTGATCTATCGATCGGCGAGGAAAAAGGGACGGTAAACGAGAAAGAGATCAATGGAGATCAGAGAAGAAAGAGGGAGACTAGGAGGCATCCCACAACTACAGTGAAATTCGACGAGAACGG GACTTCCCATTACATCAAATCGGAATTGATTAAACTACCGCCTTATGTAGTATGGGATCCAAGGAAAGCAGCCGAAAACCCAGTATACAATTGCTTAGTAATCAAACTGTTTTGTCGGACTGGTTACCATCTTGCCATCTCAGATTCAGGACGAGTTCGTGGTCTGGGTAGCACCAACGAACCACATG ctCTGCTTCATATCATACCAGTATCATTTGGAGTGATTCGAATACAGAGCATTAAAACTAGTCTTTACTTGGCTTTCAATAAAAAAGGTCGTTTGTATGGAGAG CCAAATGCAAACAAAGACAATACAGAATGGGAACAATGGAACGTAGGTTCTTATGATGCTTTTCGGTCGCGAAAATACGCAAACCAAGGATGGTGGATCGGAATAAAGAAGAATGGACGAGCGAAACCAGGAACAAAAACACGTTGGGGACAGAAAGCTATACAATTTTTAGGGATACGTCAGGAATAA